A DNA window from Brassica napus cultivar Da-Ae chromosome A4, Da-Ae, whole genome shotgun sequence contains the following coding sequences:
- the LOC106395037 gene encoding WRKY transcription factor 55-like — MEEVMSMIFQGLKLVKELESSLPEKSLEALSTSLDEITRTFGDANERLKIVLEFRNSVVVSCSDQLLMQNEPGLMQEYWLRCGGSTSSQGTGAVTQRQIMAVEDGGRNLTAVERSGGSGSNPSTPRQRRRKNEGGEHVVLVAALRTGNINLPPDDNHTWRKYGQKEILGSKFPRAYYRCTHQKLYNCPAKKQVQRLNDDPFTFRVNYRGSHTCHIYSTAPTASTAAPTTPVTTSFSLDYGPPFFDMADAMMFGSSGIGANMDIYSFNDPSHHDDHCYRRSEDGDDGDK, encoded by the exons atggAAGAGGTAATGTCAATGATCTTCCAAGGATTGAAACTGGTTAAGGAGCTTGAGTCAAGCTTACCGGAAAAGTCACTAGAAGCTCTATCGACCTCCCTCGACGAGATCACGAGGACATTTGGTGATGCAAACGAGCGGCTGAAGATAGTTCTTGAATTCAGAAACTCGGTGGTTGTGTCTTGTTCAGACCAGTTGCTAATGCAGAATGAACCGGGTCTGATGCAAGAGTATTGGTTAAGGTGTGGCGGGTCCACGTCATCTCAGGGAACCGGAGCCGTGACTCAAAGACAGATCATGGCCGTTGAAGATGGCGGAAGAAACTTGACGGCTGTAGAAAGATCAGGCGGCTCCGGTAGCAATCCTTCCACGCCAAGGCAACGCAGAAG GAAAAACGAAGGAGGAGAACACGTGGTGTTGGTGGCGGCGTTAAGGACAGGAAACATAAATCTACCACCTGACGATAACCATACTTGGCGTAAATACGGTCAAAAGGAAATTCTCGGTTCGAAGTTTCCTAG GGCGTACTATAGATGCACCCACCAGAAGTTATACAATTGTCCAGCTAAGAAGCAAGTACAACGCCTCAATGACGATCCCTTCACCTTCCGAGTCAATTACCGTGGTTCACATACTTGCCACATCTACTCAACCGCTCCCACGGCTTCCACCGCTGCCCCCACCACTCCAGTTACAACTAGCTTTTCCCTTGACTACGGTCCTCCTTTCTTCGACATGGCTGATGCTATGATGTTTGGTAGCAGTGGGATTGGGGCCAACATggacatatattctttcaatgATCCAAGTCATCATGATGATCACTGTTACCGGCGGTCGGAAGACGGCGACGACGGAGACAAGTAG
- the LOC106437278 gene encoding probable WRKY transcription factor 54: MDSNSNNTKAIKRNVVDDLVEGCKFSTQLRLLLSNHHIETGLLSGDSDLANELITKILGSFHKTILVLDSFDLVPDVAFPVAVEGSRNASCGDDSAAPASCNGGDSGDSRKRLGVGKGKRGCYIRKKRSHTWTVQAKRIDEDIYAWRKYGQKEILNSKFPRSYFRCTHKPTQGCKATKQVQKLEQNPEMFQITYIGNHTCTLGEQTQVKTEITMDSDNSLAAATSQQDHVNANVQEQENDISSLIVGMVKQEEENNNGDQIKDSSEGSSTDGDLSLVWQDEMIFDDYQYHQDHYYYGETSTTSHQFSFIDNDQLSSLFDSYCPYEGMNSR, from the exons atggattcaAATAGTAACAACACAAAAGCTATAAAGAGAAACGTTGTAGACGACCTCGTGGAAGGCTGCAAATTCAGTACTCAGCTTCGGCTTCTTCTCTCTAATCACCACATCGAGACGGGTTTACTCTCTGGTGATTCAGATCTCGCCAATGAGCTCATCACTAAGATCTTGGGATCTTTCCATAAAACCATATTGGTTCTTGATTCTTTTGACCTCGTCCCCGACGTTGCTTTCCCTGTGGCCGTAGAGGGTTCACGAAATGCTTCATGTGGCGATGACTCGGCGGCTCCGGCGAGTTGCAACGGTGGAGATTCCGGAGATAGTAGAAAGAGACTTGGGGTTGGTAAGGGTAAAAGAGGATGCTACATAAGAAA GAAGAGATCGCATACTTGGACCGTGCAAGCTAAAAGAATTGATGAAGATATATATGCTTGGAGGAAATATGGACAAAAGGAGATTCTTAATTCCAAGTTCCCAAG GAGTTACTTTAGATGCACACACAAACCAACACAAGGATGCAAAGCAACCAAGCAAGTTCAGAAACTTGAGCAAAACCCTGAGATGTTTCAAATCACATACATAGGCAACCACACATGTACTCTTGGTGAACAAACGCAAGTGAAGACCGAGATAACCATGGATTCGGACAACTCACTGGCTGCAGCCACTTCTCAACAGGACCATGTCAATGCAAATGTACAAGAGCAAGAGAACGATATCAGCAGTCTGATCGTAGGTATGGTGAAGCAGGAGGAGGAGAATAACAATGGTGATCAGATTAAAGACTCTAGTGAGGGTTCTTCAACTGATGGCGACTTGTCATTGGTTTGGCAAGACGAGATGAtatttgatgattatcaatatcaTCAGGATCACTACTATTATGGTGAGACTAGTACTACGTCTCATCAATTCTCTTTCATTGACAACGATCAACTTTCCTCCTTATTCGACTCATATTGCCCTTACGAAGGAATGAATTCTAGGTGA